In Moorena sp. SIOASIH, the following proteins share a genomic window:
- a CDS encoding DUF4365 domain-containing protein: MNKNKRPREQIIADISINYVERYVLLCGYSVERVELGYTYGFDLIIFTYDTNCELENGKIHVKLKATDFLSMLAADQDTIGFPLGRSDIEPWLKEPMPCILIVYDAQLDLAYWLYLQAYFENWQNFDPWQMEETITVNLPKKNIVNQDAIKKFAGYKNDVLRQLPGVIRHRS, encoded by the coding sequence ATGAATAAAAATAAACGACCGAGAGAACAAATTATTGCTGATATCAGTATCAATTATGTGGAAAGATATGTATTATTATGTGGTTACTCCGTAGAACGAGTTGAGCTTGGGTATACCTATGGTTTTGACTTGATTATCTTTACCTATGATACCAATTGTGAACTTGAAAATGGTAAAATTCACGTCAAGCTAAAGGCAACGGATTTTCTGAGCATGCTAGCCGCAGACCAAGATACCATAGGCTTTCCCCTAGGACGCTCAGACATAGAGCCATGGTTAAAAGAACCAATGCCATGTATCCTGATTGTATACGATGCTCAGCTCGATCTAGCCTATTGGCTGTACTTGCAAGCCTACTTTGAAAACTGGCAAAACTTTGATCCATGGCAAATGGAAGAAACCATTACTGTTAATCTTCCTAAAAAGAATATTGTCAATCAAGATGCTATTAAAAAATTCGCTGGATATAAAAATGATGTGCTGCGCCAGTTACCGGGAGTGATTCGTCATCGTTCCTAG
- a CDS encoding CAP domain-containing protein codes for MHRIHFWAIAPLTLLGLSEIALQSSSVVANTYSNNTLQRGSQEQITVVTSSSSLAKFNTELLGLTNAERRKAGLPPLQLSAELSQAAQLHAEDMVRNGFFSHTGSDGSKISDRAKAAGYLYSYVGENIAAGYSTPAQTIRQWMGSTGHRRNILKPQYQEIGFGYVSDPSSPYRHYWVQVFGSPR; via the coding sequence ATGCATAGAATCCATTTTTGGGCAATTGCTCCGCTTACTTTGCTCGGATTATCTGAAATAGCGCTTCAGTCTAGCTCAGTTGTGGCTAACACTTATTCCAATAACACCCTCCAGAGAGGTTCTCAGGAGCAGATAACTGTGGTGACCAGTAGCTCATCCTTAGCTAAATTCAATACTGAGTTGCTTGGACTAACCAATGCTGAACGGCGAAAAGCTGGCTTGCCACCATTACAGCTTTCTGCTGAGCTAAGTCAAGCCGCACAGCTACACGCTGAAGATATGGTGCGCAATGGTTTTTTCAGTCATACTGGTTCTGATGGTTCTAAAATAAGCGATCGCGCTAAGGCAGCAGGTTACCTCTATTCCTATGTTGGTGAAAACATTGCTGCAGGTTACTCGACTCCTGCTCAAACCATTAGGCAATGGATGGGAAGCACTGGTCATCGCCGTAATATACTCAAGCCTCAGTATCAAGAAATTGGCTTTGGTTATGTCAGCGATCCTTCCAGCCCCTATCGCCACTACTGGGTGCAGGTGTTTGGTTCACCGCGTTAA